A stretch of Natronococcus sp. CG52 DNA encodes these proteins:
- the pdhA gene encoding pyruvate dehydrogenase (acetyl-transferring) E1 component subunit alpha gives MHRVIGETALEDTRVSVDEALEIYRDVVRTRRFDERALALQRRGWMSGYPPYKGQEGSQVGAAHALADDDWLVPTYRSNAMQIAHGVPMSDILLFRRGYPEYASDHELNVFPQAVPIATQIPHAAGMGMAANYSDSDEAICCYFGDGATSEGDFHEGLNFAGVFEAPVVFFCENNHWAISLPRERQTASATIAQKAEAYGFEGVRVDGNDPLAVREITEAALERARDGEPVLVESLTYRQGAHTTSDDPSRYREERDDLPDWRTADPLERYESYLREQGALDDAFVEEIREEAEAELEEAVEIAESTPEPEPGEVFEPVYDDVPPRLDKQRAWLEEFASREESQELEH, from the coding sequence ATGCACCGCGTGATCGGTGAGACCGCCCTCGAGGACACCCGCGTGTCCGTCGATGAGGCCCTCGAAATCTACCGTGACGTCGTTCGGACGCGTCGGTTCGACGAGCGCGCACTCGCCCTCCAGCGGCGCGGATGGATGAGCGGCTACCCGCCCTACAAGGGCCAGGAAGGGTCCCAGGTCGGGGCCGCACACGCACTCGCGGACGACGACTGGCTCGTGCCGACCTACCGGTCGAACGCGATGCAGATCGCCCACGGTGTTCCGATGAGCGACATTTTGCTCTTTCGCCGGGGCTACCCCGAGTACGCATCCGATCACGAACTGAACGTCTTCCCGCAGGCGGTGCCGATCGCGACCCAGATCCCCCACGCCGCGGGAATGGGAATGGCCGCCAACTACTCGGATTCCGACGAAGCTATCTGCTGTTACTTCGGCGACGGCGCGACGAGCGAGGGCGACTTCCACGAGGGGCTCAACTTCGCCGGCGTCTTCGAGGCGCCTGTCGTCTTCTTCTGCGAGAACAACCACTGGGCGATCTCGCTGCCGCGCGAGCGCCAGACCGCGAGCGCGACCATCGCCCAGAAGGCCGAGGCCTACGGCTTCGAGGGAGTCCGCGTCGACGGAAACGACCCGCTCGCCGTTCGAGAGATCACCGAAGCCGCCCTCGAGCGCGCTCGCGACGGCGAACCCGTCCTCGTCGAGAGCCTGACCTACCGCCAGGGCGCGCACACGACCAGCGACGACCCCTCGCGCTACCGCGAGGAGCGCGATGACCTCCCCGACTGGCGCACCGCGGACCCCCTCGAGCGCTACGAGTCGTACCTCCGCGAGCAGGGCGCGCTCGACGACGCGTTCGTCGAGGAGATCCGTGAGGAAGCCGAGGCGGAACTCGAGGAGGCCGTCGAGATCGCCGAGTCGACTCCCGAACCGGAACCCGGAGAGGTCTTCGAACCGGTCTACGACGACGTTCCGCCGCGACTCGACAAGCAGCGGGCGTGGCTCGAGGAGTTCGCATCTCGAGAAGAGAGTCAGGAACTCGAGCACTGA
- a CDS encoding Hsp20/alpha crystallin family protein: protein MSDDPSDDGEDESSDRPPDDERTNSSGFRLEAGLRPLSDILGTLFEVSVTDVPPPPTEPPDRSVADDETPRRSEGDSQRSVDRERTDRPRKKRQRTFPSDGYLIDTRRENGEFVVTADIPGASVNDLSIGIDPRTNELVIGMTGSVLERIEPPWRSSEATRVRFNNGVLEVRLRSDEP from the coding sequence ATGAGCGACGATCCGTCCGACGACGGGGAGGACGAGAGTTCCGATCGACCCCCCGACGACGAGAGAACGAACTCGAGCGGGTTTCGTCTCGAGGCCGGACTACGGCCGTTATCGGACATCCTCGGCACTCTGTTCGAGGTTTCCGTCACCGACGTCCCGCCACCACCGACGGAGCCGCCCGACCGGTCGGTCGCGGACGACGAAACGCCGCGTCGGTCGGAGGGCGACTCGCAGCGCTCGGTAGACCGCGAGCGAACGGATCGCCCCCGGAAGAAGCGTCAGCGCACGTTCCCGTCCGACGGGTACCTGATCGATACCCGACGCGAGAACGGAGAGTTCGTCGTCACCGCCGACATCCCGGGCGCGAGCGTGAACGATCTCTCTATCGGGATCGATCCCCGGACGAACGAACTGGTGATCGGTATGACGGGATCCGTCCTCGAGCGCATCGAGCCGCCGTGGCGGTCGAGCGAGGCGACTCGAGTGCGGTTCAACAACGGCGTCCTCGAGGTCCGGCTGCGATCGGACGAACCCTGA
- a CDS encoding tubulin/FtsZ family protein, whose amino-acid sequence MKLAMIGFGQAGGKIVDRFLDYDDRTNSGIVRAAVAVNSAKADLIGLENIPQENRVLIGQARVKGHGVGADNELGAEIAEEDIDEVQNAIDAIPTHEVDAFLVVSGMGGGTGSGGAPVLAKHLKRIYTIPVYGLGVLPGTDEGGIYTLNAARSFQTFVREVDNLLVFDNDSWRQTGESVEGGYDQINEEIVRRFGILFGAGEVGDGQDVAESVVDSSEIINTLSGGGVSTVGYASEDVELGTNGGLLSRFTGGEQGDDDLDAANTTNRITSLVRKAALGRLTLPCEIEGTERALLVLSGPPEYLNRKGIERGRKWLEEETGSMEVRGGDFPRQEPEVSAAILLSGVTNVPRIKRLQQVAIEAQDNIDDIQAESEENLEELVEDDEDELEPLF is encoded by the coding sequence ATGAAGCTGGCGATGATCGGATTCGGACAGGCCGGTGGCAAAATCGTCGATCGATTCCTCGACTACGACGATCGGACGAACAGCGGGATCGTCCGCGCGGCAGTCGCCGTCAACTCTGCGAAGGCAGACCTCATCGGTCTCGAGAATATCCCACAGGAGAATCGCGTACTCATCGGCCAGGCCCGCGTAAAGGGCCACGGCGTGGGTGCGGACAACGAACTCGGCGCGGAGATCGCCGAGGAGGACATCGACGAGGTTCAGAACGCTATCGACGCGATCCCGACCCACGAGGTCGACGCGTTCCTCGTCGTCTCGGGAATGGGCGGCGGCACCGGTTCCGGTGGCGCGCCCGTCCTCGCGAAACACCTCAAACGGATCTACACGATCCCGGTCTACGGACTCGGCGTGCTTCCGGGGACGGACGAAGGCGGAATCTACACGCTCAACGCGGCCCGCTCGTTCCAGACGTTCGTTCGCGAAGTCGACAATCTGCTCGTCTTCGACAACGACTCCTGGCGGCAGACGGGCGAGTCCGTCGAGGGCGGCTACGACCAGATCAACGAGGAGATCGTCCGCCGGTTCGGCATCCTCTTCGGCGCCGGCGAGGTCGGCGACGGGCAGGACGTCGCCGAGAGCGTTGTCGACTCCTCCGAGATCATCAACACCCTCTCGGGTGGTGGCGTCTCGACGGTCGGTTACGCCAGCGAGGACGTCGAACTCGGTACGAACGGCGGCCTCCTCTCCCGGTTCACCGGCGGCGAACAGGGCGACGACGATCTGGACGCGGCGAACACGACCAACCGCATCACGAGCCTCGTTCGCAAGGCCGCACTCGGCCGCCTCACGCTCCCGTGTGAGATCGAGGGCACCGAGCGCGCGCTGCTCGTGCTCTCCGGTCCCCCGGAGTATCTGAACCGGAAAGGCATCGAACGCGGGCGGAAGTGGCTCGAGGAGGAAACCGGCAGCATGGAAGTTCGCGGCGGCGACTTCCCGCGCCAGGAGCCGGAGGTGTCGGCCGCGATCTTGCTCTCGGGCGTGACGAACGTGCCGCGGATCAAGCGCCTCCAGCAGGTCGCGATCGAAGCGCAGGACAACATCGACGACATCCAGGCCGAGAGCGAAGAGAACCTCGAAGAACTCGTCGAAGACGACGAGGACGAACTCGAGCCGCTCTTCTAG
- a CDS encoding potassium channel family protein — MRFVIIGAGRVGLRTARVLREEGHEVTIIERDDAMVRRARNQEFTVVEGDGSQESVLEEADIKATDALGALTGDLNVNFTASMIAKHHGCRTVMRIDEAYREGIYRKYAEEVDEIIYPERLGAIGAKNALLGGTIRAIADIAPHLQVVELTLTQEAPINGYTISELQLPADATVLAFGKCEDPLEIPSADESLETGDRLVVLADYKVLSEVRQLIVGETETRAAANAGTGGVN; from the coding sequence ATGCGGTTTGTGATCATCGGTGCCGGACGAGTCGGCCTGCGCACAGCGCGTGTCTTGCGCGAGGAGGGACACGAGGTGACGATCATCGAACGAGACGACGCGATGGTACGACGTGCCCGGAACCAGGAGTTTACCGTCGTCGAGGGCGACGGCTCCCAGGAATCGGTTCTCGAGGAGGCCGACATCAAGGCAACCGACGCGCTGGGTGCGCTGACCGGCGACCTGAACGTCAACTTCACGGCCTCTATGATCGCCAAACACCACGGCTGCAGAACGGTCATGCGCATCGACGAGGCCTACCGCGAGGGGATCTACCGCAAGTACGCCGAGGAGGTCGACGAGATCATCTACCCCGAACGGCTGGGCGCGATCGGAGCGAAAAACGCCCTGCTCGGCGGCACCATCCGTGCTATCGCGGACATCGCGCCGCACCTGCAGGTCGTCGAACTCACGCTCACCCAGGAGGCGCCGATCAACGGCTACACGATCAGCGAACTGCAACTTCCCGCCGACGCGACCGTCCTCGCCTTCGGCAAATGCGAGGATCCGCTCGAGATCCCCTCGGCGGACGAATCGCTCGAGACCGGCGATCGGCTCGTCGTGCTGGCGGACTACAAGGTGTTGAGCGAGGTCAGACAGCTTATCGTCGGCGAGACGGAGACGCGGGCAGCAGCGAACGCGGGCACTGGAGGTGTCAACTGA
- a CDS encoding Lrp/AsnC family transcriptional regulator, giving the protein MVHAFIMVKTAAGKSEGLLASIREIEPVVEAHIVAGNYDIIAEVDTEEVYEVLKAVSTDMQSLDGVTDTKTYIAMD; this is encoded by the coding sequence ATGGTTCACGCGTTCATCATGGTGAAGACGGCCGCTGGAAAGTCCGAGGGGTTGCTCGCGTCGATCAGGGAAATCGAGCCCGTCGTCGAGGCTCACATCGTCGCGGGCAACTACGACATCATCGCCGAGGTCGACACCGAAGAAGTCTACGAGGTTCTCAAGGCCGTCTCGACGGATATGCAGAGTCTCGATGGCGTGACCGATACGAAGACGTACATCGCGATGGACTAA
- the tmk gene encoding dTMP kinase — translation MLVTLEGLDGSGKTTVWEALHDVYPDATFTTEPTSGETGSWYGEAVYRSIEDDDADPLAELFLYTADHADHLSRVIEPALERGDLVISDRYSDSRFAYQGATLEGVITRPLEYVVGIHRAFSVEPDLTIYLDLDPETAAARAGTTNKFERAEYLSGVRDNYERLIERDPNRFVRVDATQPPEIVLERVEEVVANALEANEADASDE, via the coding sequence ATGCTCGTGACGCTCGAGGGACTGGACGGGAGCGGCAAGACGACGGTCTGGGAGGCACTTCACGACGTCTATCCGGACGCGACGTTCACCACGGAACCCACCTCCGGAGAGACGGGATCGTGGTACGGAGAGGCCGTCTACCGTTCGATCGAGGACGACGACGCCGACCCGCTCGCCGAGCTGTTTCTCTACACCGCAGACCACGCCGACCACCTCTCGCGAGTGATCGAACCCGCCCTCGAGCGCGGCGACCTCGTCATCTCGGACCGCTACTCGGACTCGCGGTTCGCCTACCAGGGAGCGACGCTGGAGGGGGTGATCACGCGACCGCTCGAGTACGTCGTCGGCATCCACCGCGCGTTCTCCGTCGAACCCGACCTGACGATCTACCTCGATCTCGATCCGGAGACCGCCGCCGCCCGCGCGGGAACGACGAACAAGTTCGAGCGCGCCGAGTACCTCTCCGGCGTCCGGGACAACTACGAACGGCTGATCGAACGCGATCCGAACCGGTTCGTCCGGGTGGACGCGACTCAGCCCCCGGAGATCGTCCTCGAGCGCGTCGAGGAGGTCGTCGCAAACGCCCTCGAAGCAAACGAGGCGGACGCTTCGGACGAGTAA
- a CDS encoding Lrp/AsnC family transcriptional regulator, whose protein sequence is MVTAFVMIKANTGEADRLRNNIESIDGVESAHIVAGDVDIIAKASVEAPAAVKNIAATEIQGIRGVEDTQTYIAMD, encoded by the coding sequence ATGGTTACGGCTTTCGTCATGATCAAAGCGAATACGGGCGAGGCGGACCGACTCAGAAACAACATCGAATCGATCGACGGCGTCGAATCCGCACACATCGTCGCGGGTGACGTCGATATCATCGCGAAGGCGTCGGTCGAGGCGCCGGCCGCAGTCAAGAACATCGCGGCGACGGAGATCCAGGGAATCCGCGGCGTCGAGGACACGCAGACGTACATCGCGATGGACTAG
- a CDS encoding complex I NDUFA9 subunit family protein, whose product MNVLVAGGTGFIGTNLCAELHERGHEVTALSRDPSGADLPPGVDRAMGDASAYDSIVDVVDGHDAVVNLVSLSPLYQPPEGTSHREIHLGGTENLVRACEERGVDRFVQMSGLEADPDAPTEFLRAKGEAESVVADSALEWTIFRPSVVFGDGGEFVEFAKKVTTPYVTGLPAGGKTRFQPIWVGDLVPTLADALEDDDHVGETYEIAGPQIVTLADVTELAYEAEGESVTIVPIPMGLAKLGLAAVDSIPFVPFGPDQARSLEMSNTVVDNDIIAFGVDRDDLLPIRAYLGLERGGPGAS is encoded by the coding sequence ATGAACGTTCTCGTCGCCGGTGGAACCGGCTTTATCGGTACGAACCTCTGTGCGGAACTGCACGAGCGCGGCCACGAGGTGACGGCCCTCTCGCGCGATCCCAGCGGTGCTGACCTTCCACCGGGCGTCGACCGGGCGATGGGCGACGCCAGCGCCTACGACTCGATCGTCGACGTCGTCGACGGCCACGACGCCGTCGTCAACCTCGTCTCGCTGTCGCCGCTGTACCAGCCGCCCGAGGGCACCAGCCACCGAGAAATCCACCTCGGCGGCACGGAGAATCTCGTTCGAGCCTGCGAGGAGCGCGGCGTCGACCGGTTCGTCCAGATGAGCGGGCTCGAAGCGGATCCGGACGCGCCGACCGAGTTCCTCCGCGCGAAGGGCGAGGCCGAGTCGGTCGTCGCCGACTCCGCCCTCGAGTGGACGATCTTCCGTCCCTCCGTCGTCTTCGGGGACGGGGGCGAGTTCGTCGAGTTCGCGAAGAAGGTGACGACGCCGTACGTAACGGGACTACCCGCCGGCGGCAAAACTCGGTTCCAGCCGATCTGGGTGGGCGACCTCGTCCCGACGCTCGCGGACGCGCTCGAGGACGACGATCACGTCGGCGAGACGTACGAGATCGCCGGCCCGCAGATCGTCACGCTCGCCGACGTCACCGAACTCGCCTACGAGGCGGAGGGGGAGTCCGTAACCATCGTTCCGATTCCGATGGGACTGGCGAAACTCGGACTCGCGGCAGTCGATTCCATTCCCTTCGTTCCGTTCGGTCCCGACCAGGCCCGGTCGCTCGAGATGAGCAACACCGTCGTCGACAACGACATCATCGCCTTCGGTGTCGACCGAGACGATCTGCTGCCGATCAGGGCCTATCTCGGCCTCGAGAGGGGCGGACCCGGCGCCAGTTAG
- a CDS encoding alpha/beta fold hydrolase: MSVDELDSVESITGRYVHVDIGGVTHRVYFEENGPEDGIPLLCQHTAGCNNQEWRHVLADEEITEEFRVIAYDLPYHGKSAPPPTQEWWLEDYSMTGEEFAERIVAIADALELEDPIYLGCSMGGNIALELADWYPDRFRAIVGLEAGAYSPGFYIDWLDHPRVNTTEVNAYSCWGLMAPQGPDHTRRETMYHYEQGATGVFKGDLYFYSVDHDYRDKLDQIDATECPLFIANGQYDYLTTPEDGFDIAEGVGEGATAIEMTEIGHFPMSENPTLFNAYLKEILGAVTGDRGEDLPERLTPEDVGLETEQVKAESASK, translated from the coding sequence ATGAGCGTCGACGAGCTGGACAGCGTGGAATCGATCACCGGGCGATACGTCCACGTCGACATCGGCGGCGTGACTCACCGGGTGTACTTCGAAGAGAACGGACCGGAAGACGGAATCCCGCTTCTCTGTCAGCACACGGCGGGCTGTAACAATCAGGAGTGGCGGCACGTCCTCGCCGACGAGGAGATCACCGAAGAGTTCCGCGTAATCGCGTACGATCTGCCCTACCACGGGAAGTCTGCGCCCCCGCCGACCCAGGAGTGGTGGCTGGAAGACTACTCGATGACCGGGGAGGAGTTCGCCGAGCGGATCGTCGCGATCGCCGACGCGCTGGAACTCGAGGATCCGATCTACCTCGGCTGTAGCATGGGCGGAAACATCGCGCTGGAACTGGCCGACTGGTATCCCGACCGGTTCCGGGCGATCGTCGGGCTGGAAGCGGGCGCGTACAGTCCCGGCTTCTATATCGACTGGCTCGATCACCCGCGCGTCAACACGACCGAGGTAAACGCCTACTCCTGTTGGGGACTGATGGCACCGCAGGGGCCGGATCACACTCGTCGCGAGACGATGTACCACTACGAACAGGGCGCCACCGGCGTATTCAAGGGGGATCTGTACTTCTACTCGGTCGATCACGATTATCGGGATAAACTCGATCAGATCGACGCCACCGAGTGTCCGCTGTTCATCGCGAACGGACAGTACGACTACCTGACGACGCCGGAGGACGGATTCGACATCGCCGAGGGCGTCGGAGAGGGGGCGACGGCGATCGAGATGACGGAAATCGGGCATTTTCCAATGAGCGAGAACCCGACGCTGTTCAACGCGTACCTCAAAGAAATCCTCGGTGCCGTAACCGGTGACCGCGGCGAGGACCTCCCCGAGCGACTGACGCCGGAAGACGTCGGCCTGGAAACGGAGCAGGTGAAAGCCGAATCAGCCTCCAAATAA
- the cofH gene encoding 7,8-didemethyl-8-hydroxy-5-deazariboflavin synthase subunit CofH, whose product MERPVTEADLTFDHVPETDQSFENALEKAQRGDRLAVDDATELLTTGTDVEGIDRRRKERVLEAADRRRAEVVGEEVTFVANLNNNVTTACNVGCLFCNFKDAAHTFERDADVETQGFTKTPAESREIVANAVERGIYEVCSVSGLHPGFALDDEHLEILEAHPRPKEVNFKPPARYATDPGTYVEQIDAMSVDGVHVHSMTPEEAYHARRGTDWSYEEVYDRLREAGLDTVPGTAAEILVDEVRDVICPGKIDTRGWLEAMEAAADVGLGLTATIMYGHVENEAHRAMHLKRVRDLQDRVDGAITEFVPLSFVHQNTPLFEHDVVSGGASDDEDELMIAVSRLFLDNVEHIQSSWVKYGDEQGLKMLSCGADDFMGTILSEEITKRAGGEYGEFRSFSDYVDLVRSIGRIPVERSTDYEQRRVIDPDEPPFGPELGPEADGTPLLTREERTVPADD is encoded by the coding sequence ATGGAGCGACCGGTGACCGAGGCCGACCTCACGTTCGACCACGTTCCCGAAACCGACCAATCGTTCGAGAACGCACTCGAGAAGGCACAGCGTGGCGACCGACTGGCAGTCGACGACGCCACCGAGTTACTGACGACGGGAACGGACGTCGAGGGCATCGACCGGCGACGCAAAGAACGGGTGCTCGAGGCCGCCGATCGGCGCCGCGCCGAGGTCGTCGGCGAGGAGGTGACCTTCGTCGCGAACCTGAACAACAACGTCACGACCGCCTGCAACGTCGGGTGCTTGTTCTGCAACTTCAAGGACGCCGCTCACACCTTCGAGCGCGACGCCGACGTCGAGACCCAGGGGTTCACCAAGACGCCCGCCGAATCGCGCGAGATCGTCGCCAACGCAGTCGAGCGCGGGATCTACGAGGTCTGCTCGGTCTCCGGACTCCACCCCGGATTCGCGCTCGACGACGAGCACCTCGAGATCCTCGAGGCCCACCCCCGTCCCAAAGAGGTCAACTTCAAACCGCCCGCGCGGTACGCGACGGATCCCGGCACCTACGTCGAGCAGATCGACGCGATGAGCGTCGACGGGGTTCACGTCCACTCGATGACCCCGGAAGAGGCCTACCACGCGCGCCGGGGGACCGACTGGTCGTACGAGGAGGTCTACGATCGTCTACGGGAGGCGGGACTGGATACGGTCCCCGGCACGGCCGCCGAGATCCTCGTCGACGAGGTTCGCGACGTGATCTGTCCCGGCAAGATCGACACCCGGGGGTGGCTCGAGGCGATGGAGGCCGCCGCGGACGTCGGACTGGGGCTGACGGCCACGATCATGTACGGCCACGTCGAGAACGAGGCCCACCGGGCGATGCACCTGAAACGGGTTCGGGACCTCCAGGACCGCGTCGACGGCGCGATCACGGAGTTCGTCCCGCTCTCGTTCGTCCACCAGAACACGCCCCTGTTCGAGCACGACGTCGTCTCCGGCGGCGCGAGCGACGACGAAGACGAACTCATGATCGCCGTCTCGCGGCTCTTCCTCGACAACGTCGAGCACATCCAGTCCTCGTGGGTCAAGTACGGCGACGAGCAAGGGCTGAAGATGCTCTCCTGTGGCGCCGACGACTTCATGGGGACGATTCTCTCCGAGGAGATCACCAAGCGCGCCGGCGGCGAGTACGGCGAGTTCCGCTCGTTTTCCGACTACGTCGACCTCGTCCGCTCGATCGGACGGATCCCGGTCGAGCGCTCGACCGACTACGAGCAGCGACGCGTGATTGACCCCGACGAACCGCCGTTCGGCCCCGAACTCGGGCCGGAGGCCGACGGGACGCCGCTGCTCACGCGGGAGGAGCGGACCGTCCCTGCCGACGACTGA
- a CDS encoding DUF5813 family protein, whose amino-acid sequence MTELPAAVDRELQSHDAFTATDDGYDLTTTVFETTVTATDAEGKRDGRFHVTVTLPSLDAAVADETVAPVVEDGWFETLERRLEDTFTVANTSTHEEPTVDRDGDDVRVTLEYVAWDAGEGVDDAKTLIEYIEGTYAQGIIPGYEYRGPAATLLENAQSQGQEASEGGSGGTPM is encoded by the coding sequence ATGACTGAATTGCCAGCAGCCGTCGACCGCGAACTCCAGTCCCACGACGCCTTCACGGCGACCGACGACGGATACGATCTGACGACGACGGTCTTCGAGACGACCGTCACGGCGACCGACGCGGAGGGGAAACGCGACGGGCGCTTCCACGTCACCGTCACGCTCCCGTCGCTCGACGCCGCGGTCGCCGACGAGACCGTCGCCCCGGTCGTCGAGGACGGCTGGTTCGAGACCCTCGAGCGCCGTCTCGAGGACACGTTCACCGTCGCGAACACGAGCACGCACGAGGAACCGACCGTCGACCGCGACGGCGACGACGTCCGGGTCACGCTCGAGTACGTCGCCTGGGACGCCGGAGAGGGCGTTGACGACGCCAAAACGCTCATCGAGTACATCGAGGGAACCTACGCGCAGGGGATCATCCCGGGCTACGAGTACCGCGGTCCGGCGGCGACGCTGCTCGAGAACGCCCAGAGCCAGGGCCAGGAGGCCAGCGAGGGCGGCAGCGGCGGTACGCCGATGTAG
- the cofG gene encoding 7,8-didemethyl-8-hydroxy-5-deazariboflavin synthase subunit CofG → MLSGASEYGVEVTIDDAAVERLLAVDPGDVEAPPELSFARNVFVPLTTACRYTCTYCTYFDPPGAASLLSLEEVRDICERGADAGCTEALFTFGDDPDDRYAEIHDQLEEWGHDSIHSYLREACEVALEEGLLPHANPGDQTREQMETVADVNASMGVMLETTAEVDAHAGSRRKEPGQRLRTIRNAGELDVAFTTGILVGIGEDWRDRAESLLAIREMHERYDHIQEVIVQPVATNERWSGETPGLETMRRVTAMARAALPEEISVQVPPNLAPARDLIDCGVDDLGGVSPVTDDHINPDYKWPALRELEEIAAEAGLPLRERLPVYERFLPADLRTNEFDGVGADGTGPDETSREWISPQIRDAIEADDSAGDRYRRVLRHGTPE, encoded by the coding sequence ATGCTCTCCGGTGCGAGCGAGTACGGCGTCGAGGTTACGATCGACGATGCAGCCGTCGAGCGCCTGCTCGCGGTGGATCCCGGCGACGTCGAGGCCCCGCCGGAACTGAGTTTCGCGCGGAACGTCTTCGTCCCGCTGACGACGGCGTGTCGCTACACTTGCACCTACTGTACCTACTTCGATCCGCCGGGAGCGGCCTCGCTGCTCTCGCTCGAGGAGGTCCGTGACATCTGCGAGCGCGGCGCCGACGCCGGCTGTACGGAGGCGCTCTTTACGTTCGGCGACGACCCCGACGACCGCTACGCCGAAATCCACGATCAGCTCGAGGAGTGGGGTCACGACTCGATTCACAGCTACCTGCGCGAGGCCTGTGAGGTCGCGCTCGAGGAAGGCCTGCTCCCGCACGCGAATCCGGGCGACCAGACGCGCGAGCAGATGGAGACGGTCGCCGACGTCAACGCCAGCATGGGCGTGATGCTCGAGACGACGGCCGAGGTCGACGCCCACGCCGGCTCCCGGCGAAAGGAGCCGGGACAGCGGTTGCGAACGATTCGGAACGCGGGCGAACTCGACGTGGCGTTCACCACGGGAATCCTCGTCGGGATCGGCGAGGACTGGCGCGACCGAGCCGAGAGCCTTCTCGCGATCCGGGAGATGCACGAGCGCTACGACCACATCCAGGAGGTGATCGTCCAGCCGGTCGCGACCAACGAGCGTTGGTCCGGGGAGACGCCCGGCCTCGAGACGATGCGGCGGGTGACGGCGATGGCGCGGGCCGCCCTCCCCGAGGAGATCTCCGTGCAGGTGCCGCCGAACCTCGCGCCGGCGCGGGACCTGATCGACTGCGGGGTCGACGATCTGGGCGGCGTCTCGCCGGTAACCGACGATCACATCAACCCCGACTACAAGTGGCCCGCGCTCCGGGAACTCGAGGAGATCGCCGCCGAGGCCGGGCTTCCCCTGCGCGAGCGACTCCCCGTCTACGAGCGCTTCCTCCCCGCCGATCTACGGACGAACGAGTTCGACGGCGTCGGGGCCGACGGAACCGGGCCGGACGAGACCAGCCGGGAGTGGATTTCGCCGCAGATTCGGGACGCGATCGAGGCCGACGACTCCGCCGGTGATCGCTACCGGCGGGTACTCCGGCACGGAACGCCCGAGTAA
- the cofC gene encoding 2-phospho-L-lactate guanylyltransferase encodes MHVVVPFAADTPKTRLEPVLATEERSVFARAMLEDVLTAIEATGRETTVVSTAPLDLEDSLSATVTVDDRPLTAAVNDRLPTSRGDEPVAVVMADLALTTADALERLFAAAGDVVIAPGRGGGTNALVVRHPEFRVDYHGGSYLDHREIAAEIGADLGTIDSFRLGTDVDEPADLVEVLVHGTGRAPARLRNLGFELDTSGGRVGLARAADSVRD; translated from the coding sequence ATGCACGTCGTCGTTCCGTTCGCCGCCGACACGCCGAAAACGCGCCTCGAACCGGTACTGGCGACCGAGGAGCGATCGGTGTTCGCGCGGGCCATGCTCGAGGACGTGCTGACCGCGATCGAGGCGACCGGCCGCGAGACCACGGTCGTCTCGACGGCGCCGCTCGACCTCGAGGACTCGCTCTCGGCGACCGTAACCGTCGACGATCGGCCGCTGACGGCGGCGGTCAACGATCGGCTCCCGACGAGCCGCGGGGACGAGCCCGTCGCCGTCGTGATGGCCGACCTCGCGCTGACGACGGCGGACGCGCTCGAGCGGCTGTTCGCTGCCGCCGGCGACGTCGTGATCGCGCCCGGACGCGGCGGCGGGACGAACGCGCTCGTCGTGCGCCACCCCGAGTTTCGGGTGGACTACCACGGGGGTTCGTATCTCGACCACCGCGAGATCGCCGCCGAGATCGGGGCCGATCTCGGGACGATCGACTCGTTTCGGCTCGGCACGGACGTCGACGAACCGGCGGACCTCGTCGAGGTACTCGTTCACGGGACCGGCCGCGCTCCCGCCCGCCTCCGGAACCTCGGCTTCGAACTCGACACCAGCGGCGGCCGCGTCGGCCTCGCTCGCGCGGCGGACTCGGTGCGGGACTAG